GTCCATCAAGCATCTTAGCCATTTGTATATCATATGGCTAAGCTTGGTTTGCTTATCGGAAAGAAGGTCTAGCATGGTGATGGTATCCTAAAAAAAGTACCATCACTGTTCTACTTTTTATCTTTTACTTTTTTAATAACTTGCAGGCCTATATGCTATCTACCCTCATTGTAGAAGACTTTCTCTTTACTCATCACCTCACAGGGTCTAGCCACCCTGAATCTCCTTATAGGTTTAAAGTAAGTAGGCAAGCTTTACAAACTCAAGGGCTATTAAAAAGAGGAGGTGTTCTTCGGCCTCGCCTAGCAGAAGAAAATGAGCTTTTGTTGTGTCATACTCCTGGCTATCTACAGGAAGTGCAAGATAATATTCAGCAATGTATTTATAGTGGCTCTAAAGATGGCTCTTTTCAACTTTCTACCGGAGATGTACAGATATGTCCTGCATCTGAAAAAATTGCACGCCATGCTGTTGGTGCTGTATTAAATGCTGTAGATAGCGTTATGCTTGCCCAAGCACGCAATGCTTTTTGTCTAGTGCGTCCACCAGGGCATCATGCCTGTATGGATAAGGGCATGGGCTTTTGCCTATATAACAATGTAGCCATCGGTGCGCGCTATGCTTGCCAAAGATACGGATTGCGAAAAGTTTTAATTATAGATTGGGACGTTCATCATGGCAACGGTATACAAGATATTTTTTATGAAGATCCTACAGTTTTTTACTTTAGCACCCATAATAAAAGAATCTATCCGGGTACAGGTTTAAGCCAGGAAGGGGGAAGAGGGGCTGGCAAAGGGTTTAATCTTAACTTTCCTATCGAGCCCCACGAGAATCCTCGACAGAAAATTAAAGAAATTTTTAGTTACCAGCTTATGGAAAGTACAAAAAGCTTTCAACCCGAGTTTATTTTTATTTCGGCAGGTTTTGATGCACATGCACAGGATCCTTTAGGAGGCTTTAATTTGACTACACCAGATTTTGTAGATTTGACACAAATTGTTAAAGATTTAGCAGAAAAGTATTGTAAAGGTCGCTTAGTATCGGCATTGGAAGGTGGCTATAACTTAGAAGTTTTAAAAGAAGTCATTCCAGCGCATGTTCAAGAATTACTGTCCCCTTAAAAACTAGCTTTGCAGGCCCTATCATACGCACCTTGGTAAAGCAGCCCTTATTATATTCAAAATCAATTTTCAGAAAATCTTCCGAGCGGACTTTCACAGTTAAGGGGCCTTCTAATTGATGAAGCTTGGCAGCTGCTAATGCCGCTGCGGTAGCTCCTGTTCCACAGGCAAGTGTTTCTTGCTCCACCCCGCGTTCATAGGTTCTAACATGAAGGATGCCTTGGTCATCTATTTGTACAAAGTTTACATTAACTCCGCGTGGAGCAAAGAGAGGATGAAAGCGTATGGTGCGCCCACATTCATTAAGATTTAAGAAATCGAGTTTGTCCGTAAAGATTACCGCATGAGGCACGCCCGTATCCAAATAATGAATTGTCCAAGGAAAAAGATCAAGCGACCATCGTATTTCAGAAGGGCTTCCCATTTGTACAGCTACATCCTCATCCTCAGAACTAACCTTCAAAGTACTAAATAAAGTTTCAATATTCAGCCACTCTTCTTGAATGCCACATTCTTGAGTAAACTTGAATAGGCAGCGGATACCATTTCCGCACATTTCGGCTTCACTACCATCGGCGTTAAAAATGCGCATTTTGTAATGAGCCTTTTGCGATGTTTCTAAAAGAATAACCCCATCTGCCCCAATCCCTTTTTGCCGAGCGCACAATTTTTGGATAAGGGTAGGAGTTAAAGCAGGAAGCTTAGAAGTTCGATTATCAAAAAGGATGAAATCATTTCCACATCCTGAGTATTTTGAAAAATTAAATAGCATGAATAAAATTAATAAAAATTAAAAGAAGATCACCGACAAGGAAAAAAAAGAAATTAAAAAAGTAATCGTTCTTAATGCTTATCAGGAATTTTCTTTTATTTTTACATCTCTAAATCGTCTATAGAATGAACAATGCCATCTAGCAAACCAAATTCTAGGGCTTCTTGGGGACTTAACCAGTTATCGCGATCCATCGCTTTTTGAATGGTTTCATAGTCTTTACCTGTCTGATGCATGTAAAGTCTTATCAGAGCTTCATGCGTCTTAAGCATTTCTTTTGCTTGAATCTCTAAATCAGTCGCTTGGCCTTTAATCACCCCTCCAATCAGAGGTTGGTGAATCATTATCCTTGACTGAGGGGTAGCAAAGCGTCGTTTCGGAGCTGCTGAAAGGCTTAATACAGAGCCCATAGAGGCTGCTAAGCCGCACACTAAAGTTGTAACAGGAGATTTCATAAGTTGAATTTGATCCCAAATAGCAAATCCTGAGTCGACAGAACCACCGGGGCTATTGATTACAAATAAAATAGGTTTTCCTGGAGCCGTAAGTTCTAAATACCAAAGCTTACGAATAATGCTTTCGGCTGAATTGCTGTCAACCGCATCACTTAAAAAAATGCGGCGGGATTCAAGGATTACGCTATCTATACGATCTTCGAGCCTAATAAAAGGTATGCTGCTATAGTTATCTTTTTCTTTATCTGCTTTAGCCATGGATGTCTTCTCCGAAGATTAAATTAAGCCTTATTATCCTTATTTTAGCTTGCAAAATCAAGCATCATTTACAATGATTTCAGGATAAAGAGGATAGTGCTGCAAAAGTTCTGCTACACGGCTGCGGGATCTTTCTAAAATTGCAGGCTCTACGATTGCTTGTGCTTTACTGGGTTGCCCGGTTTTATTATTTATAATTGGGGTAGTATGAGTAAGGATATCAGCAGAGATATCTGCAATTTCAGCCATTTCCTCAACACCTAATCCTAACGTTGTGACTGCTGCTGCTCCCATGCGGACGCCAGAAGTGTACCAGGGTCCATTTTTGTCAAAAGGTATGGCATTACGATTGACAGTCAACATAGCTTGGCGTAATGCCGTCTCAGCGTGCCTGCCCGTCAACCCATATTGAGTTAAGTCTAAAATTAGCAAATGATTTTCTGTTCCTCCTGTCACTAATCGAATCCCTCTTTTGCGAAATTGAGCAGCAAGGGCTTGCATGTTATCCACAATTTTTTGTGCATAATCGCAGAATGCCTTGCTATTAGCCTCTTTGAAAGCAATAGCTTTTGCAGCTATCACATGGGGCAAAGGACCTCCCAGGACAAGGGGGCATCCTTTATTGACAATGTCGATATATTCTTTAGTGCATAGGATAATGCCGCCACGTGGTCCGCGCAGGGTTTTGTGGGTGGTAGACGTGACAATATGGGCATAAGGAATAGGATTAAACTCACCAGTGAATACTTTCCCCGCCACTAATCCGGCAAAATGAGCCATATCGACCATTAACACAGCCCCCACGCTATCTGCTATTTCACGCATTTTAGCAAAGTTAATTCTGCGAGGATAAGCTGAATAACCTGCTAAAAGAATAGTAGGTTTCTCT
This Neochlamydia sp. AcF84 DNA region includes the following protein-coding sequences:
- a CDS encoding ATP-dependent Clp protease proteolytic subunit, with product MAKADKEKDNYSSIPFIRLEDRIDSVILESRRIFLSDAVDSNSAESIIRKLWYLELTAPGKPILFVINSPGGSVDSGFAIWDQIQLMKSPVTTLVCGLAASMGSVLSLSAAPKRRFATPQSRIMIHQPLIGGVIKGQATDLEIQAKEMLKTHEALIRLYMHQTGKDYETIQKAMDRDNWLSPQEALEFGLLDGIVHSIDDLEM
- the dapF gene encoding diaminopimelate epimerase, whose product is MLFNFSKYSGCGNDFILFDNRTSKLPALTPTLIQKLCARQKGIGADGVILLETSQKAHYKMRIFNADGSEAEMCGNGIRCLFKFTQECGIQEEWLNIETLFSTLKVSSEDEDVAVQMGSPSEIRWSLDLFPWTIHYLDTGVPHAVIFTDKLDFLNLNECGRTIRFHPLFAPRGVNVNFVQIDDQGILHVRTYERGVEQETLACGTGATAAALAAAKLHQLEGPLTVKVRSEDFLKIDFEYNKGCFTKVRMIGPAKLVFKGTVILEHALE
- a CDS encoding glycine hydroxymethyltransferase; this encodes MTLLDNYFAKSAPSERNKATIAYLAALDYIETAAPQISASILQELKDQRSYLKLIASENFSSLAVQLAMGNLLTDKYAEGFAHHRFYAGCENVDTVEEIAIKELKSIFGCEEAYVQPHSGADANLVAFWSILVQRVQNPAIEKLGKKNLDELAPHEYENIRQLMLNQKVMGMSLNSGGHLTHGYRHNISSKMMKAVLYDVDPSTELLDYSQLANMAKQEKPTILLAGYSAYPRRINFAKMREIADSVGAVLMVDMAHFAGLVAGKVFTGEFNPIPYAHIVTSTTHKTLRGPRGGIILCTKEYIDIVNKGCPLVLGGPLPHVIAAKAIAFKEANSKAFCDYAQKIVDNMQALAAQFRKRGIRLVTGGTENHLLILDLTQYGLTGRHAETALRQAMLTVNRNAIPFDKNGPWYTSGVRMGAAAVTTLGLGVEEMAEIADISADILTHTTPIINNKTGQPSKAQAIVEPAILERSRSRVAELLQHYPLYPEIIVNDA
- a CDS encoding histone deacetylase; its protein translation is MLSTLIVEDFLFTHHLTGSSHPESPYRFKVSRQALQTQGLLKRGGVLRPRLAEENELLLCHTPGYLQEVQDNIQQCIYSGSKDGSFQLSTGDVQICPASEKIARHAVGAVLNAVDSVMLAQARNAFCLVRPPGHHACMDKGMGFCLYNNVAIGARYACQRYGLRKVLIIDWDVHHGNGIQDIFYEDPTVFYFSTHNKRIYPGTGLSQEGGRGAGKGFNLNFPIEPHENPRQKIKEIFSYQLMESTKSFQPEFIFISAGFDAHAQDPLGGFNLTTPDFVDLTQIVKDLAEKYCKGRLVSALEGGYNLEVLKEVIPAHVQELLSP